In Chloroflexota bacterium, the following are encoded in one genomic region:
- a CDS encoding GNAT family N-acetyltransferase, giving the protein MIIRELARGEIDTIWAIDRSEIIEHVYYLRDGALVLETEYYDMEGWPPGEAALYTPILCDCFDRSGTFYGAFEGSEIAGAVVLESRFIGKAKDQLQLRLLHVGSGHRKKGWGKTLFQKAVERARELGARRLYISATPSENTVNFYLHMGCEVTGEIDQELFELEPEDIHLQYRIP; this is encoded by the coding sequence GTGATTATACGAGAACTGGCGAGAGGCGAGATCGACACTATTTGGGCGATCGACCGAAGTGAGATAATCGAACACGTGTACTACCTGAGAGATGGAGCATTGGTTCTGGAGACAGAATACTATGACATGGAAGGATGGCCTCCCGGTGAAGCCGCCTTGTACACGCCCATCCTGTGTGACTGTTTTGATCGGAGCGGGACATTCTATGGCGCATTTGAAGGTTCGGAAATCGCAGGGGCTGTAGTACTGGAAAGCAGATTCATCGGCAAGGCCAAAGACCAGTTGCAGCTCAGGTTATTGCACGTGGGCAGTGGACACAGGAAGAAAGGATGGGGAAAGACGCTTTTCCAGAAAGCAGTCGAGAGAGCCAGGGAACTGGGTGCCAGGAGGCTGTACATTTCGGCGACACCGTCGGAGAACACGGTGAACTTCTACTTGCATATGGGTTGTGAGGTGACGGGAGAGATAGACCAGGAATTGTTCGAGCTGGAGCCAGAGGATATTCATTTGCAATACAGGATACCCTGA
- a CDS encoding class I SAM-dependent methyltransferase, whose amino-acid sequence MADNPQVWHYGLIARWWAEFNTEGPELDYFKALVKQYGQPALDVACGAGRLLIPFLHAGLDVDGCDISPDMLALCSQRAKKEGLTPRLYDQPMHELALPRKYKSIVVCGGFGLGGSHQHDQEALNRFFQHLEPGGALLLDNYLPYKDADEWRYWVKEEWRKLPEAWPTSGTRKRTENGEEIELRSRLAAFDPLDQVATRQIRAILWRNGQLVRQEQYTLLERLYFRNELLAMLAIAGFHDVDVLGDYTEDKASPESGILVYIARKQLSP is encoded by the coding sequence ATGGCTGACAATCCGCAAGTCTGGCACTATGGTCTCATCGCTCGCTGGTGGGCAGAGTTCAACACAGAAGGCCCCGAGCTCGACTACTTCAAGGCGCTCGTCAAGCAGTATGGCCAACCAGCCCTCGACGTAGCTTGTGGTGCCGGCAGGCTGCTTATCCCTTTCCTTCATGCCGGTCTGGATGTCGACGGTTGCGATATATCTCCTGACATGCTCGCGCTATGCAGCCAAAGGGCCAAAAAGGAAGGACTCACGCCGCGCCTCTACGACCAGCCAATGCACGAGCTGGCTCTGCCTCGCAAATACAAATCCATCGTTGTTTGTGGCGGCTTCGGCCTGGGTGGCTCCCATCAGCATGATCAAGAGGCATTGAACCGTTTCTTCCAGCACCTGGAGCCAGGCGGCGCGCTTCTTCTGGACAATTACCTGCCCTACAAGGACGCGGACGAGTGGCGCTACTGGGTCAAAGAAGAGTGGCGTAAGCTTCCTGAAGCCTGGCCAACCAGCGGCACCCGCAAACGTACCGAAAACGGCGAGGAAATTGAACTGCGAAGCCGGCTGGCTGCTTTCGATCCCTTGGATCAGGTGGCTACCCGGCAAATCCGCGCAATCCTCTGGCGTAACGGGCAGTTGGTCCGGCAAGAGCAATACACACTGCTCGAGCGGCTCTATTTCAGGAACGAACTCCTGGCAATGCTCGCCATCGCGGGCTTTCACGATGTCGATGTACTCGGCGACTACACCGAAGACAAAGCGTCCCCTGAGAGTGGCATTCTCGTCTACATCGCCAGGAAGCAGCTGTCCCCATAG
- a CDS encoding 2-phosphoglycerate kinase — protein sequence MKPEALPDHVAEHYLSLSVDELYTDVIRHYRENVWPDIKAIVTSHATDLSADRLVMEGSAILPELIVTLDFDNVAAVWLVADNELFEQRIYRASQYETKSPREKTMVDKFLGRTRLYNRRMMDAINRLGQLSMVVDDASTLDELTGRCQALLKSNNRNTLTLENHDGLD from the coding sequence ATGAAGCCGGAAGCCCTGCCGGACCATGTGGCCGAGCACTATCTGTCACTGTCAGTCGATGAGCTTTATACCGACGTGATTCGGCATTACAGAGAAAATGTGTGGCCCGATATCAAAGCCATTGTTACTTCTCACGCAACTGACCTCTCTGCCGATCGGCTGGTAATGGAAGGATCGGCAATATTGCCGGAATTGATTGTGACCTTGGATTTCGATAACGTCGCCGCTGTCTGGCTCGTGGCCGACAACGAGCTCTTTGAGCAAAGAATCTACCGTGCAAGCCAATATGAAACAAAATCCCCTCGTGAGAAAACCATGGTCGATAAGTTCCTGGGGCGTACCCGTCTTTACAACCGGCGAATGATGGATGCCATCAACCGGCTCGGGCAGCTTAGCATGGTTGTGGATGATGCCTCCACGCTGGATGAACTGACAGGCAGGTGCCAGGCGTTATTGAAGTCCAATAACCGCAATACGCTCACTCTGGAAAACCACGATGGATTGGACTAA
- a CDS encoding DUF3179 domain-containing (seleno)protein has translation MVYAAQVDDQRLTFEVAGVYRRNMIIRDHQTGTLWQHATGEALMGPLKGARLQPLGGELTRWSGWQEMNPHTTLAVEPLPDNGRYPGLIPRDRLEHLLEAFTTNYSAPGFVTDNRLPMHEEIAGLSLAGVDRAYPLALLRDRGVINDHIGERFFAVIYDADADHVIALDRLVGDRAIDLLPANSGLSSPDGMMRWTRAGSPLTANTPSLQGLWIERQWWLGWVEFHPTSEVSG, from the coding sequence ATCGTGTATGCCGCCCAAGTGGATGATCAGCGCTTGACGTTCGAGGTGGCGGGCGTGTATCGGCGCAACATGATCATCCGGGACCACCAAACCGGCACGCTCTGGCAGCACGCCACTGGCGAAGCACTGATGGGACCCCTCAAAGGCGCCCGGCTCCAGCCCCTGGGTGGGGAGCTTACCCGCTGGTCAGGGTGGCAGGAAATGAACCCTCACACCACACTGGCCGTGGAGCCTCTCCCCGACAACGGCCGCTATCCCGGACTCATCCCTCGTGATCGCCTGGAGCATCTGTTGGAGGCGTTTACGACCAACTACTCAGCCCCGGGTTTTGTAACTGATAACCGCCTGCCCATGCACGAAGAAATCGCCGGCTTGAGCCTGGCCGGCGTGGACAGAGCCTACCCCCTGGCCCTGCTGCGAGATCGAGGCGTCATCAACGACCACATCGGCGAGCGTTTTTTCGCCGTCATCTATGACGCTGACGCCGACCACGTGATTGCGCTCGATCGTCTGGTGGGCGACAGAGCCATCGATCTGCTTCCAGCCAATAGCGGTCTATCCTCGCCCGATGGCATGATGCGCTGGACCCGGGCGGGCAGCCCGCTCACTGCCAATACGCCCTCACTGCAGGGGTTGTGGATCGAGCGGCAATGGTGGCTGGGTTGGGTTGAGTTTCACCCCACAAGCGAGGTCTCGGGATGA
- a CDS encoding formylglycine-generating enzyme family protein codes for MIRLIAVFIALSLVLAGCASPSAGPPPVAEFDTGIDPDSWATIPAGEFLQGVHNHHREIAADYEMMVTDVTNTQFAAYLNQALADGSLSIGDAGVIGTYPGDEFHGHEHEKEIQAGDWLHFPLHEADSRLTYDGKTFGVIPGYENHPLTMVTWFGAQGYCEYVDGRLPTDLEWEKAARGDGDRAYPWGADIAPANSNFYKSGDPLEGGPNEVGNTTPVGFYNGQAYAGFQTLDSPSPYGLYDMAGNVWQWIGNVYQDTHLRTLRGGGKMDYGYDLRVWKFNSAEPDFFSPSIGFRCARNPAQ; via the coding sequence ATGATCCGGCTGATCGCAGTTTTCATTGCTTTGAGCCTGGTGTTGGCCGGCTGCGCAAGCCCATCCGCCGGCCCACCCCCGGTAGCGGAATTCGACACCGGTATAGACCCCGACAGCTGGGCGACCATTCCGGCAGGCGAATTTCTGCAAGGAGTACACAACCATCATCGGGAAATCGCTGCCGATTATGAGATGATGGTGACAGATGTGACCAATACTCAGTTTGCCGCCTACCTGAACCAGGCCCTGGCCGATGGCTCCCTGTCCATCGGCGATGCAGGCGTGATAGGCACCTATCCCGGCGACGAATTTCATGGCCACGAGCATGAAAAGGAAATCCAGGCCGGGGATTGGCTGCATTTTCCCTTGCACGAAGCGGATAGCCGGCTGACCTATGATGGCAAGACGTTTGGTGTCATACCGGGATACGAAAATCATCCACTGACGATGGTGACATGGTTTGGGGCGCAAGGCTATTGCGAATACGTTGACGGCCGTCTCCCTACCGATCTGGAATGGGAAAAGGCCGCCCGCGGGGATGGCGACCGCGCCTATCCCTGGGGTGCAGACATTGCCCCAGCCAACAGCAACTTCTACAAGAGTGGCGATCCCCTTGAAGGCGGCCCCAATGAAGTCGGCAACACAACCCCCGTTGGTTTCTACAACGGCCAGGCTTACGCCGGTTTCCAAACCCTCGATTCTCCCAGTCCCTACGGCCTGTACGACATGGCGGGCAACGTCTGGCAATGGATTGGCAACGTCTACCAGGACACCCATCTGCGCACCTTGCGCGGCGGCGGCAAGATGGACTACGGCTATGACTTGCGCGTGTGGAAGTTCAACAGCGCCGAACCAGATTTTTTCAGCCCCAGTATTGGATTCCGCTGCGCTCGAAACCCCGCACAGTAG